From one Treponema denticola genomic stretch:
- a CDS encoding PH domain-containing protein: protein MKEQKSSFKMFFTIGLLLLIFIGAFVVIKTADASVEDGLLKVKGIYGVSIPISEIREVKKLETLPSLGVRRVNGIGLGPIKIGYFRYKELGPVKLCILKNEAPYILVTTDEQKILIGLGKEKNEELYNKLQDNL from the coding sequence TTGAAAGAACAAAAAAGCAGTTTTAAAATGTTTTTTACAATAGGATTGTTGCTCTTAATTTTTATCGGAGCCTTTGTTGTTATAAAAACTGCAGATGCGTCTGTAGAAGACGGATTATTAAAAGTTAAAGGAATTTATGGTGTCAGCATACCGATTTCCGAAATCAGAGAGGTCAAAAAGCTTGAAACCCTGCCTTCTTTAGGAGTAAGGCGGGTAAACGGCATAGGTCTGGGACCGATTAAGATAGGCTATTTTAGATATAAGGAATTAGGCCCTGTAAAATTATGTATACTAAAAAACGAAGCTCCATATATATTGGTTACAACCGATGAACAAAAAATTCTTATAGGCTTAGGCAAGGAAAAAAATGAAGAGCTTTATAATAAGCTGCAAGATAATTTGTAA
- the gcvT gene encoding glycine cleavage system aminomethyltransferase GcvT, protein MKRTPYYETLLAKGGKFVEFGGYEMPIQFAGILKEHLAVRNNVGLFDVSHMGEFYIEGDNAEAAVNALITNDIRGMADGDVRYTLMCNEKGGIVDDFLVYRYNQKKFLLVVNAGNHDKDYDWVKKHLDKSVTFTDRSSEIAQLAIQGPNAPAVVKKFIDPSAMPSAYYTFKTFQCPKGEVIVSQTGYTGEDGYEIYCPKEWALELFNQVMKAGEEFGIELCGLGCRDTLRLEAGMPLYGHEMTEETLATEVTLKPFIKLEKEDFIGKKALETNEAKKIRKGFKMIDRGIARDHDKVFLGDKEIGYVTTGTSSPSLKVGIGHMRIDRGIKDEEVFIEVRGKKLKAKIVPTSFLKEIKG, encoded by the coding sequence ATGAAAAGAACACCCTATTATGAAACCTTGCTCGCTAAAGGCGGCAAGTTTGTTGAGTTCGGCGGATATGAAATGCCCATTCAGTTTGCCGGTATCTTAAAAGAGCATCTTGCAGTTCGCAATAATGTAGGACTTTTCGATGTTTCGCACATGGGCGAGTTTTATATTGAAGGCGACAATGCCGAAGCTGCCGTAAATGCCCTTATTACAAACGACATTCGCGGAATGGCTGACGGAGATGTACGCTACACCCTTATGTGTAATGAAAAAGGCGGAATTGTAGATGATTTCCTCGTTTACCGCTATAATCAAAAGAAATTCCTTTTGGTTGTAAATGCCGGAAACCATGACAAGGACTATGACTGGGTAAAAAAGCATTTGGATAAGAGCGTTACCTTTACTGACCGATCTTCCGAAATTGCCCAGCTTGCAATTCAAGGCCCCAATGCTCCTGCTGTGGTAAAAAAGTTTATTGATCCTTCTGCAATGCCCTCCGCTTACTACACATTTAAGACCTTCCAGTGCCCCAAGGGAGAGGTAATCGTTTCTCAGACAGGTTATACCGGTGAAGACGGTTACGAAATCTACTGCCCTAAAGAATGGGCTCTTGAGCTTTTCAATCAAGTTATGAAGGCCGGAGAAGAATTCGGAATAGAGCTTTGCGGTTTAGGCTGCCGAGACACATTGCGTCTTGAAGCCGGAATGCCCCTGTACGGCCATGAAATGACCGAAGAAACTTTGGCAACCGAAGTAACATTAAAACCCTTTATCAAACTCGAAAAAGAAGACTTTATCGGTAAAAAAGCTCTCGAAACCAACGAAGCCAAAAAAATCCGAAAAGGCTTTAAAATGATTGACAGAGGTATTGCCCGCGATCATGACAAAGTTTTCTTAGGCGACAAGGAAATCGGTTATGTTACAACCGGAACTTCTTCACCCTCATTAAAGGTCGGTATCGGACACATGAGAATCGATAGAGGCATTAAAGATGAAGAAGTCTTTATCGAAGTACGCGGTAAAAAGCTCAAGGCTAAAATCGTGCCCACAAGTTTCTTAAAAGAAATTAAGGGCTAA
- the gcvH gene encoding glycine cleavage system protein GcvH — protein sequence MEIKEDVKYLESHEWFKKEGNIGIIGISDYAQGEMGDVVFIELPEVGDEVTADKACATVESVKAVFEIISPMTGKVVEINEELLDAPEKINEDAFGSWFFKVELSGESSKLMDAGAYKGLCK from the coding sequence ATGGAAATTAAAGAAGATGTAAAATACTTGGAATCACACGAATGGTTCAAAAAAGAAGGAAACATCGGTATTATCGGAATCAGCGATTATGCTCAAGGTGAAATGGGAGATGTCGTATTCATCGAGCTTCCTGAAGTAGGCGATGAAGTTACAGCCGATAAGGCCTGTGCTACAGTAGAATCTGTAAAGGCCGTTTTCGAAATCATCAGCCCCATGACAGGAAAGGTTGTTGAAATAAACGAAGAGCTTTTAGATGCTCCCGAAAAAATCAATGAAGATGCCTTCGGTTCTTGGTTCTTTAAGGTAGAACTTTCAGGAGAATCTTCAAAATTAATGGATGCAGGTGCATACAAAGGTCTCTGCAAGTAA
- the gcvPA gene encoding aminomethyl-transferring glycine dehydrogenase subunit GcvPA — MSNYIPHSAEETKEMLDLIGVKSIDDLYSFDNKGCKKVDIGEGKTQAQVEKFFQNLSSENTVFKSILRGAGAYNHYAPAAVRHMASREEFLTAYTPYQPEMNQGELQAGFEYQSMICELTGMDVSNASVYDGGTAVADAIVMSLGRKQNKVLISECVEPSSIEIAKTYLKHSGVEFVMIPRDGYKTDVSKIKGLLDESVGAVVMQQPNRFGTIEDCEAVGKLVEGTKTQFVMSCNPISLAVLKTPKECGASIALGEGQALGLPLGAGGPYLGFLSTIEANMRKIPGRIIGQSTDHDGRRAFVLTLQAREQHIRREKASSSICSNQALCALRASMFMTAYGKEGLKTVANVSVSNAHYLADELKKIGLTVKNNGEFFHEFVTDGKGKADAILSNLEKNGILGGLKICDDAILWCATDVLCKCDLDKAVKIIKEVL, encoded by the coding sequence ATGTCAAATTATATTCCTCACTCCGCTGAGGAAACAAAAGAGATGCTTGATCTCATCGGCGTAAAATCGATTGATGATTTATACAGCTTTGATAACAAGGGCTGTAAAAAAGTTGATATAGGCGAGGGGAAAACTCAAGCACAAGTTGAAAAGTTTTTTCAAAATTTAAGCAGTGAAAACACTGTCTTTAAATCGATATTAAGAGGTGCCGGTGCTTATAACCACTATGCACCTGCCGCTGTAAGGCACATGGCTTCCAGAGAGGAGTTTTTAACTGCCTACACACCCTATCAGCCCGAAATGAATCAGGGCGAACTACAAGCAGGTTTTGAATATCAGTCAATGATTTGCGAGCTTACGGGAATGGATGTTTCCAATGCCAGCGTTTATGACGGAGGCACGGCAGTTGCAGATGCCATAGTTATGTCCTTAGGACGAAAACAAAACAAGGTTTTGATTTCGGAATGTGTTGAGCCCAGCTCAATTGAAATTGCTAAAACCTATTTAAAGCATAGCGGCGTAGAATTCGTAATGATTCCCCGTGACGGCTATAAAACGGATGTTTCAAAGATTAAGGGCCTTTTAGATGAAAGTGTCGGAGCCGTTGTTATGCAACAGCCGAACCGTTTCGGTACAATCGAAGACTGCGAAGCTGTCGGTAAACTTGTAGAAGGTACCAAAACCCAGTTTGTAATGAGCTGCAATCCTATTTCTTTGGCTGTCTTAAAAACACCGAAAGAATGCGGTGCTTCGATAGCCTTAGGCGAAGGCCAGGCATTAGGACTTCCTCTAGGTGCAGGCGGCCCCTATCTCGGTTTCCTTTCTACAATCGAAGCCAATATGCGAAAAATCCCGGGACGAATCATCGGTCAGTCAACAGACCATGACGGCAGAAGAGCCTTTGTTCTAACTCTTCAAGCCCGCGAACAGCATATCAGGCGCGAAAAAGCAAGCTCCAGTATCTGTTCTAACCAGGCTCTTTGTGCATTAAGAGCTTCTATGTTTATGACAGCCTACGGAAAAGAAGGCTTAAAAACCGTTGCAAATGTTTCCGTAAGCAATGCACATTATCTTGCAGATGAGCTTAAAAAGATCGGCTTAACCGTAAAAAATAACGGAGAATTCTTCCATGAATTCGTAACTGACGGAAAAGGAAAGGCCGATGCAATTCTTTCAAATCTTGAAAAAAACGGCATTTTAGGCGGTTTAAAGATTTGTGATGATGCCATTCTTTGGTGTGCAACCGATGTTCTTTGCAAATGCGACCTTGATAAGGCCGTAAAAATCATTAAGGAGGTATTGTAA
- the gcvPB gene encoding aminomethyl-transferring glycine dehydrogenase subunit GcvPB — MSELIFEKSVKGHKFAEAKLTVPEYKLDSKYLRASDAKLPEVSELEFVRHYMELSKRTHGVDNGFYPLGSCTMKYNPKLNEEVAALPNFTNIHPLQPEHTMKGCIEAMGDLGKKLGEITGMDAFSLQPSAGAHGEFTALLVIRAYHEKRGDHARNKILVPDSAHGTNPASAAMVGCEIVNIPSDKDGNVDIEELKKTVGNDTAALMLTNPNTLGLFETHIKEIAEIVHKAGGLLYYDGANLNAIMGRLRPGDMGYDIVHLNLHKTFSTPHGGGGPGSGPIGCKKILEEFLPVPVVTGSDGSYKLDYNRPDSIGRVRNFYGNFLVFLRAYAYILTLGSEGIRESSGYAVLNANYLKKKLEKEYDVAFDRICMHEFVLTLDKIKEETGVSALDIAKGLIDDGIHPPTMYFPLIVHEALMFEPTETESKSTLDFTAEVMIKLKKEAYSNPEKLHGYPYTRPIGRVDETKAAREPVLRYKACCCCK, encoded by the coding sequence ATGAGCGAATTGATTTTTGAAAAATCCGTAAAGGGTCATAAATTTGCCGAAGCAAAATTGACAGTACCCGAATATAAGCTTGATTCAAAATATTTAAGAGCAAGCGATGCAAAACTTCCTGAAGTTTCGGAACTTGAATTTGTACGCCACTATATGGAATTGAGCAAGCGTACTCACGGTGTAGATAACGGTTTCTATCCCTTAGGTTCTTGTACGATGAAGTACAATCCCAAACTCAACGAAGAAGTTGCGGCTCTTCCGAACTTTACCAATATTCACCCATTGCAGCCTGAACATACAATGAAAGGTTGTATCGAGGCTATGGGCGATTTAGGTAAAAAACTCGGTGAAATTACCGGAATGGATGCTTTCTCCCTCCAGCCATCAGCAGGTGCTCACGGAGAGTTCACAGCCCTTTTGGTAATCAGAGCCTATCACGAAAAACGCGGCGACCATGCCCGAAACAAGATTTTGGTTCCCGATTCGGCACACGGTACAAACCCTGCCAGTGCCGCAATGGTCGGATGCGAAATCGTAAACATTCCTTCCGATAAGGACGGAAACGTAGATATCGAAGAATTAAAAAAGACTGTAGGAAACGATACTGCTGCCCTCATGCTTACAAACCCGAACACCCTCGGTCTCTTTGAAACCCATATCAAAGAAATTGCCGAAATCGTTCACAAAGCAGGCGGCTTATTGTATTATGACGGTGCTAACCTTAATGCAATTATGGGAAGACTCAGACCCGGAGATATGGGCTATGATATAGTTCACCTTAACTTGCATAAGACCTTTTCGACTCCTCACGGAGGCGGAGGTCCCGGAAGCGGCCCAATCGGTTGTAAAAAAATCCTTGAAGAATTCTTACCTGTTCCTGTAGTTACAGGATCGGACGGAAGCTATAAGCTCGATTATAACCGCCCGGATTCAATCGGAAGGGTTAGAAACTTCTACGGAAACTTCCTTGTCTTCTTGCGTGCCTATGCCTATATTCTTACACTCGGAAGCGAGGGCATAAGGGAAAGCTCAGGCTATGCTGTCTTAAATGCAAACTATCTAAAGAAAAAGCTTGAAAAAGAATATGATGTTGCCTTTGACAGAATCTGTATGCACGAATTTGTTCTTACCCTTGATAAGATCAAGGAAGAAACAGGCGTAAGTGCTCTTGACATAGCTAAGGGCTTAATCGATGACGGCATCCATCCGCCGACGATGTACTTCCCGCTCATCGTACACGAAGCCTTGATGTTTGAGCCTACGGAAACGGAAAGCAAGTCCACATTGGACTTTACCGCCGAAGTTATGATCAAACTCAAAAAAGAAGCTTATTCAAATCCCGAAAAGCTTCACGGCTATCCCTACACACGCCCAATCGGACGAGTAGATGAAACAAAAGCTGCCCGTGAACCTGTTTTAAGGTACAAGGCTTGCTGCTGCTGTAAATAA
- a CDS encoding COG2958 family protein: protein MEKQYTFFDLIIEVFEKVKKPMTPEEVWEKALEFSFDKKLGSSGKTPAATVGARLYVDVKEKAEKSTFVQVSKRPSRFILRSLNISGNEIKREIEKKENAELKQNNESNFNERDLHPLLVKYVYSNPHFNCYTKTIYQENSVKRVKGANEWLHPDLVGVYFPFKDYSKETMKLQTSLNVNSIKLFSFEMKKNIDYSTLRQYFFQAVSNSSWANEGYLVCLKIDEDPNFKNELQRLSNAFGIGIIKLNPESISESEIICNARYNENIDWDTLERLSEDNPDFNKFISDLTEDIALGKVKSTYDKVITDDKFENYLKEKSII from the coding sequence ATGGAGAAACAATATACTTTTTTTGATTTGATTATAGAAGTTTTTGAAAAAGTAAAAAAGCCAATGACTCCTGAAGAAGTTTGGGAAAAAGCGCTTGAGTTTTCTTTTGATAAAAAACTAGGAAGCTCGGGCAAAACTCCGGCCGCTACAGTAGGTGCAAGATTATATGTAGATGTCAAAGAAAAGGCTGAAAAAAGCACTTTTGTTCAAGTCTCAAAACGTCCTTCAAGATTTATTTTAAGAAGTTTAAATATAAGCGGAAATGAAATAAAACGGGAAATCGAGAAAAAAGAAAATGCAGAATTAAAACAAAATAATGAAAGTAATTTTAATGAAAGAGATTTACATCCGCTTTTAGTAAAATATGTTTATTCAAACCCGCATTTTAATTGTTACACAAAAACTATTTATCAGGAAAATTCTGTAAAAAGAGTAAAAGGCGCTAATGAATGGCTGCATCCTGATTTAGTAGGTGTATATTTTCCGTTTAAAGATTATTCAAAAGAAACAATGAAACTTCAAACTTCATTGAATGTCAATTCAATAAAACTGTTTTCCTTTGAAATGAAAAAGAATATAGATTATTCTACTTTAAGACAGTATTTTTTTCAGGCTGTTTCAAATTCAAGCTGGGCTAATGAGGGATATTTAGTTTGCTTGAAAATCGATGAAGACCCCAATTTTAAAAATGAGCTTCAAAGATTATCTAATGCTTTTGGAATTGGAATTATAAAACTGAATCCGGAAAGTATAAGTGAGTCAGAAATAATTTGTAATGCTAGATATAATGAAAATATAGATTGGGATACTTTGGAAAGACTTTCAGAAGATAATCCTGATTTTAATAAATTTATATCAGACTTAACTGAAGATATTGCTTTAGGAAAAGTAAAAAGTACTTATGATAAAGTAATTACAGATGATAAATTTGAAAATTATTTAAAAGAAAAGAGTATTATTTGA
- a CDS encoding Rpn family recombination-promoting nuclease/putative transposase produces the protein MSTSNRKYKDSVFVDLFSEDEKAKENFLSLYNALHGTNLQMSCPVENIKLENVMYMNIINDVSCLIDGKIIVLAEHQSTINENMPLRFLEYIARLYEKIQSPTDRYLRKLSKIPTPEFYVFYNGIKDYPETTVLKLSDAFITKSELIPLELTVKVYNINKNKGAEVLSRCKPLEEYSLFVEEVRVQTQLDPESGFTNAVKICIEKGILKEYLLRKSREVINMLVAEYDYDTDIAVQREEAGRIAFAEGIEQGIERGIEQGSYQKALETATAFKKLGFDIAKIAEGTGLSLKEVEAL, from the coding sequence ATGAGTACTTCAAACAGAAAATACAAAGATTCAGTGTTCGTTGACCTTTTTAGTGAAGATGAAAAGGCAAAAGAGAATTTTTTATCGCTATACAATGCTTTGCATGGAACAAATTTGCAAATGTCTTGTCCGGTAGAAAATATAAAACTTGAAAACGTTATGTATATGAACATAATTAATGATGTTTCCTGCCTTATAGATGGTAAAATTATCGTATTGGCCGAACACCAGTCAACCATAAATGAGAATATGCCTTTACGTTTTTTAGAATATATAGCAAGGCTTTATGAGAAAATTCAATCCCCTACAGACAGGTATTTAAGAAAATTGTCAAAAATACCAACACCTGAATTTTATGTTTTTTACAACGGTATTAAAGACTATCCTGAAACTACCGTTTTAAAACTCTCCGATGCATTTATTACAAAATCTGAACTAATACCGCTGGAGCTTACAGTAAAAGTATATAACATAAATAAAAACAAAGGAGCAGAAGTGTTAAGCCGATGTAAACCGCTTGAAGAATACAGTCTTTTTGTTGAGGAAGTGAGAGTCCAAACACAACTCGACCCAGAAAGCGGCTTTACCAATGCGGTAAAGATATGTATAGAAAAAGGAATCTTAAAAGAATACTTACTAAGAAAATCAAGGGAGGTAATCAACATGTTAGTAGCTGAATATGATTATGATACAGACATTGCAGTACAAAGAGAAGAAGCTGGCAGAATCGCCTTTGCTGAGGGAATTGAACAAGGTATTGAAAGAGGCATTGAACAAGGCTCATACCAAAAAGCTCTTGAAACGGCAACAGCATTTAAAAAGCTTGGCTTTGATATTGCTAAAATAGCTGAAGGAACAGGCTTAAGCTTAAAAGAAGTAGAAGCATTATAA
- a CDS encoding D-2-hydroxyacid dehydrogenase, producing MSEKLNLVILDGFTSNPGDLSWDELKAISNLTIYDKTSADELLERCKEADAVLTNKVVFSKEIMDSLPRLKYIGVLATGYNVVDVEAARAKNICVTNIPSYSTDSVAQLVFALIFHFYWHVKEHSDEVMGGKWSASPHFCYHSFDIRELSDKTMGIVGFGNIGQTVAKIALAMNMKVIYFNRSKKNIKGLEEAKQVSLDELFSSSDIISLNCPLTPETKEIVNAESLKKIKKTSIIINTGRGPLINEKDAAEALKEKRLAGLACDVLSVEPPAKDNPLLKAPNCIITPHIAWQTFEARERLIKTAAANVKAFIAGKEINRIN from the coding sequence ATGAGTGAAAAATTAAATTTGGTTATTCTTGACGGGTTTACTTCCAATCCCGGAGACCTTTCTTGGGATGAGTTAAAAGCCATTTCAAATCTTACAATATATGATAAAACAAGTGCAGATGAACTTCTTGAAAGGTGTAAGGAGGCAGATGCCGTTCTTACCAATAAGGTAGTTTTTTCTAAAGAAATAATGGATTCTTTGCCGCGTCTTAAATATATAGGAGTTTTAGCTACGGGATATAATGTTGTCGATGTTGAGGCTGCAAGAGCTAAAAATATTTGCGTAACGAATATTCCCTCTTACAGCACCGACAGCGTGGCTCAACTTGTATTTGCCCTTATTTTTCACTTTTATTGGCATGTAAAAGAGCATAGCGATGAGGTTATGGGCGGAAAATGGTCGGCTTCTCCTCATTTTTGCTATCACAGCTTTGATATAAGGGAGCTTTCCGATAAGACTATGGGTATAGTCGGTTTCGGGAACATAGGCCAAACCGTTGCAAAAATTGCCCTTGCCATGAATATGAAGGTAATCTATTTTAACCGTTCTAAAAAAAATATTAAGGGCTTAGAAGAAGCAAAACAAGTTTCTTTAGATGAGCTTTTTTCTTCTTCAGATATAATAAGCTTAAACTGTCCTTTGACTCCGGAAACAAAAGAAATTGTAAATGCCGAGTCCTTAAAAAAGATAAAGAAAACTTCTATCATAATCAATACGGGACGGGGGCCTCTTATAAACGAAAAGGATGCAGCAGAGGCTTTAAAGGAAAAAAGACTTGCAGGTCTTGCCTGCGATGTTCTCAGTGTAGAACCTCCGGCTAAGGATAATCCCTTGCTTAAAGCTCCTAACTGTATTATTACGCCCCACATAGCGTGGCAAACCTTTGAGGCCAGAGAGAGACTTATAAAAACAGCCGCCGCTAACGTAAAAGCCTTTATAGCCGGAAAAGAAATAAACAGGATTAATTAG
- a CDS encoding SPOR domain-containing protein, with protein MEFKIKKILFFLLFLFFLHSLTAQNSLPPNVQKIIKNGFTKKTPFEASSFIEAEIKKISSNEEKIIALSVLADYEERFDLFLRAGRHYLEAAELSPEKEKKTLLTKALGAFLLADNISESSELCRNRLLPIIETPFSKEDIKVLVLFEWLKLKSDEKSSLENIKKYVTDSKFSEFHPAMLLTLWWVDGDKKAENTLIKKFPNSIEASVVRGEAFLSPKTFWYLMPQNRGFKESLADSASESISLSQSETLAQNNELPAAKFYQTGFFKTENFAKGLADELKKKGFTVTIKKEERGEDAFFSVLVKDDCKGDIVIRLKSEGYEAVPIFD; from the coding sequence ATGGAATTTAAGATAAAAAAAATACTATTTTTTTTATTGTTTCTCTTTTTTTTGCATAGCCTGACTGCTCAAAATTCCTTACCTCCGAATGTTCAAAAGATTATCAAAAACGGTTTTACAAAAAAAACTCCTTTTGAGGCATCTTCGTTTATTGAAGCAGAAATAAAAAAGATTTCTTCAAATGAAGAAAAAATTATAGCTCTATCCGTTTTGGCCGACTATGAAGAAAGGTTCGATTTATTTTTACGAGCCGGAAGACACTATCTTGAAGCTGCGGAACTTTCTCCCGAGAAAGAAAAAAAAACTCTTTTAACCAAAGCCCTTGGAGCCTTTCTTTTAGCCGATAATATAAGCGAGTCCTCCGAGCTTTGCCGCAACCGCTTGCTGCCTATCATTGAGACCCCATTTTCTAAAGAAGATATAAAAGTTCTTGTTCTTTTTGAATGGCTTAAATTAAAATCGGATGAAAAGAGCTCTCTTGAAAATATAAAAAAATATGTTACCGATTCAAAATTCTCAGAATTTCATCCTGCCATGCTTTTGACTCTTTGGTGGGTCGATGGAGATAAGAAGGCTGAAAACACTCTCATAAAAAAATTCCCTAACAGCATTGAGGCATCTGTCGTCCGAGGTGAGGCTTTTTTGAGCCCTAAAACATTTTGGTATTTAATGCCTCAAAATAGAGGATTTAAAGAATCTCTTGCAGATTCAGCTTCCGAATCCATTTCATTAAGTCAAAGCGAAACTTTAGCACAAAATAATGAATTGCCGGCTGCAAAATTTTATCAAACCGGTTTTTTTAAAACCGAAAATTTTGCAAAAGGGCTTGCAGATGAGCTTAAAAAGAAGGGCTTTACGGTAACAATAAAAAAAGAAGAGCGAGGGGAAGATGCTTTCTTTTCGGTTTTAGTAAAGGATGACTGCAAAGGAGATATAGTTATCCGGCTAAAAAGTGAAGGCTATGAAGCCGTTCCGATTTTTGATTAG
- a CDS encoding tetratricopeptide repeat protein, which translates to MRKNIFIVFLGFLFFLCFTKAFAKGAVEEDLAGEYFSIAQGYAEIKNYSKAADYYLKAEKSEKYKNAAQYNLAQVYALQNEWDNCLKYIEPLYKQAPENIKLSTAYAYALASSGKEEKAFLIYEKIYLENKETPEYFFNYVRILIIVKKYERAKELINESKEKFTQEDDKKTINELEKEIEKLLNPPELKKEDKTTEKKDSMQDDKKSKEKK; encoded by the coding sequence GTGAGAAAAAATATTTTTATAGTTTTTTTGGGATTCTTGTTTTTTCTTTGTTTTACAAAAGCTTTTGCAAAAGGGGCTGTTGAAGAAGACCTTGCAGGAGAGTATTTTTCAATTGCTCAAGGCTATGCAGAAATAAAAAACTATTCTAAGGCTGCTGATTATTACCTTAAAGCCGAAAAGTCTGAAAAATATAAAAATGCAGCTCAATATAATTTGGCACAAGTTTATGCCCTTCAAAATGAATGGGATAATTGTCTAAAATATATTGAACCCCTCTATAAACAAGCTCCCGAAAACATAAAACTGTCTACAGCCTACGCCTATGCTCTAGCCTCATCGGGAAAAGAAGAAAAAGCCTTTTTAATTTATGAAAAGATTTATTTGGAAAATAAAGAAACTCCCGAATATTTTTTTAACTATGTTAGAATCCTAATTATAGTAAAAAAATACGAAAGGGCAAAAGAACTTATTAACGAATCCAAGGAAAAATTTACACAAGAAGATGATAAAAAAACTATTAATGAACTTGAAAAAGAAATAGAAAAACTTTTAAATCCGCCTGAACTAAAAAAAGAAGATAAAACAACAGAAAAAAAAGATTCAATGCAAGATGATAAAAAGTCTAAAGAAAAAAAGTAA
- a CDS encoding uracil-DNA glycosylase family protein, with amino-acid sequence MNNKNNSASNSSTEHIHPFEPFVSKNTKTLILGTFPGKDFTDPNKENDKEDWYYGNKRNEFWELIEYALCCKENSLKTIKEKKGLLEKHNIGITDIIKKAKRKEDNNSDKNLKVIETNDLNSLLDKYKDIDTIVLTSKDMYKRFFKKYYVKTDDAILKQDKNKKIETYEEQGKKINIYYYTFKGRPIRVVQLHSPARKNVSIDIKKALYKYILKNNK; translated from the coding sequence ATGAACAACAAAAACAATTCTGCTTCAAATAGCAGCACAGAACATATACACCCGTTTGAGCCCTTCGTTTCTAAAAACACAAAGACACTAATATTGGGTACCTTTCCGGGGAAAGATTTTACGGATCCTAATAAAGAGAATGACAAAGAAGATTGGTATTACGGCAATAAGCGTAACGAATTTTGGGAATTAATAGAATATGCTTTATGCTGTAAAGAAAATTCATTAAAGACAATAAAAGAAAAAAAAGGACTCTTGGAAAAACACAATATAGGCATAACAGACATTATCAAAAAAGCAAAACGAAAAGAAGATAATAACTCAGACAAAAATCTTAAAGTTATTGAAACTAACGATCTTAACTCCCTTCTTGATAAATATAAGGACATTGATACAATTGTACTTACTTCCAAAGACATGTACAAAAGATTTTTTAAAAAATATTATGTAAAAACTGACGATGCCATTTTAAAACAAGATAAAAACAAGAAAATAGAAACTTATGAAGAGCAAGGTAAAAAAATAAATATCTATTATTATACTTTTAAAGGAAGGCCAATCCGTGTTGTTCAATTGCACAGCCCTGCAAGAAAAAATGTATCAATAGATATAAAAAAAGCACTATATAAATATATATTAAAAAATAATAAGTAA
- a CDS encoding endo alpha-1,4 polygalactosaminidase: MKNIKYLYMVFIFFSVIVIKGMAAENNKQYKVLIGMAPDKAVNLKGIKTLVIDAEFFSKEEIAQLHKNGNINIFSYLNIGSIETFRDDYEAFKDIALGDYENWDEEKWINVADKRWQKRIKDKARLLSQKGIDGFFIDNADVYYHYQIPEIYRGLMTLLHEIHKENKPIIINGGDTFISQAMKENALKGIVNGINQESVFTEINFKDNTFGVKPIEDREYFLAYLDQCKTYGFTVYLLEYGPSKKIEKDIKAYCQSNGFIYDISHSLQLDKLF, from the coding sequence ATGAAAAACATAAAATATCTTTACATGGTCTTTATTTTTTTTTCGGTTATTGTAATAAAAGGCATGGCGGCAGAAAACAACAAACAGTACAAAGTACTGATAGGTATGGCCCCAGACAAAGCGGTAAATCTTAAAGGAATAAAAACACTGGTAATTGATGCGGAATTTTTTTCTAAAGAGGAGATAGCACAGCTTCACAAAAACGGAAATATTAATATATTTTCTTATTTAAACATCGGCTCTATCGAAACATTCCGCGATGATTATGAAGCATTTAAAGATATAGCTTTAGGCGACTATGAAAATTGGGATGAAGAAAAATGGATAAATGTTGCGGACAAAAGATGGCAAAAAAGAATTAAGGATAAAGCACGGCTCTTATCTCAAAAAGGCATAGACGGTTTTTTTATTGATAATGCTGATGTATATTATCATTATCAAATACCCGAAATATATCGGGGACTTATGACCCTTTTACATGAAATACATAAAGAAAATAAACCTATTATAATAAACGGCGGAGATACTTTTATAAGTCAGGCAATGAAGGAAAATGCTCTTAAAGGAATCGTAAACGGAATCAATCAGGAAAGCGTATTTACCGAAATCAATTTTAAGGATAACACCTTTGGAGTAAAACCCATAGAAGATAGAGAGTATTTTCTTGCCTATTTGGATCAATGTAAAACCTATGGATTTACCGTCTATTTACTGGAATACGGCCCAAGCAAAAAAATTGAAAAAGATATAAAGGCTTATTGTCAAAGCAACGGATTTATCTACGACATATCCCATTCATTGCAGCTCGATAAACTTTTTTAA